Below is a window of Thermodesulfobacteriota bacterium DNA.
GAGCGCCCGCGGCTCGTCACCCAGCGCACCGGCGTGGACCACACTGACCGGATGCTCTCCTGGGCCGCCGAGCGGCTCCAGGCCCTGGAATCCCAAGACCTCTGCGGGTTCGTCTTCAAGAGCGGGTCGCCCTCGAGCGGCATGGAGCGGGTCAAGGTCTACGCAGACAAGGGCATGCCCGAGAAGGTGGGGGTAGGGCTTTTCGCCCGGGCCTTCATGGACCACTTCCCCCTCTTGGCCGTGGAGGAGGAGGGCCGGCTCCACGACCCCCTCCTGAGGGAGAACTTCGTCGAGCGCATCTTCACCTACCGCCGCTGGCGGCAGGCCTTTGCCCGGGGCAGGACCCGGGGAAACCTGGTGGACTTCCACACGCGGGAAAAGCTCCTCGTCCTCTCCCACAGCCCCGAGCACTATCGGGCCATGGGCCGGCTGGTGGCCGCGGCAAAGGACTTCGAGCCCGAAGAGCTGTACCGCCGGTACGAGGAGCTCCTCGTGGAGGCCCTGCGCCTCAAGGCCACGCCCAGGAAGAACGCCAACGTGCTCCAGCACGCCCTGGGCTACTTCAAGAAAAACCTCACGGCGGCGGAGAAGCAGGAGCTCCTGGAGGTCATCGACCAGTATCGGACGGAGCTCGTACCCCTGATCGTTCCCCTCACCCTGGTCAACCACTACGTGCGCAAGTACGATCAACCCTACTTGAAGCTCCAGACCTATCTCAGCCCCCACCCGGCCGAGCTCCAGCTCCGAAACCACGTGTAGCGATAGACCCCCGCCTGGAGCGGCCCCTCACCCCTCAATACCCCGCGAACTTCTCCGCCCGCACCCGCTCCACCGATATCCCCAGCTCCATGAGAGATGCCGCCATGGCATCCACCATGGGCGGCGGGCCGGAGAGGAGGTAGAGCGCACGCTCCCACTCGGGGCACTCGGCCCGGATGAGGTCGGGGCCGATCCGGCCCGTGGGGCCGTTCCAGGGGCGCGACGAGTCCCCCATCCGTGTCATGGTGGCCGCGAACCGAAGGTTCGGCCGCCCGGCGCAGAGCTCCGTGAGGTCGTCCAGGAAGACCGCCTCCTCCGGGGTGCGGTTGGAATAGAGGAGCGCGATCCGGTGCCCCGTGCCCTGCTGAACGGCGTGGCGGAGCAGGGAGCGGAAGGGGGTGATCCCGATGCCGCCCGCCAGGAAGATGAGCGGCGTCCCGGTGTCGTCCGGGAGCCCGAAGGCACCCTTGGGCTCCTCCAGTTCGATCTCGTCCCCCGGCGCCAGGCGAGCCAGGGTCTGCTTGAAGGCGCTCCCCGAGAGCTTGGTGGCGAAGACCAGTTCGTCGTCTCCCGGGGCGGAGGCAAAGCTCAGGTGCCGCCGAAGCCCCCGGTCGTCGGAGAACCCGCGGTCGGGCAGCTTCAGAAAGCACCATTGGCCGGGCCGGAACGTGAAGCCAGAAGGCGTTACGAGCTCCAGAACCGCGATCCCTTCTGCCGCTTCGCGTCTTGCCTTAACTCTTGCGGTGTAGTGCATGGAAATGCCTCCTGTTTTCGTTTCGCGTGGACGCTGCCTGCTCCCCGGGCCGCCGGTAGGAGCCGCCTTGGCCGCCAACCCAGGAGGGGGGCCGCCCGGCTTCGGGGTCAAGGCCCCTCCCTCACTGAGCTCGAAGCGAGAGTTGGTTGCCACCCGACACCCCGGCTGTCTCAGAAGACGGCTCCTCCCGGCCACAGGAGCACCATACCACAGGCCCTGCGCCCCGCAGCCTCCCCTACCCCTCCCCGGCCAGGCGTCGAGCCAGTGCCAGGGCCTGCCGCCGGGTTCGCACGCGGCCGGAGCGCTCCGCTTCCTGGACCCGGCGCAAGAGGTCCCCCACCTGGGGTCCGGGCGCGATGCCGAGCTTATCCACCACGTCGCGTCCCCGCAGCAGCGGTGTGGCGGGCCGAGCGTCGCGCCGCTCCCAGAAGAGCTCCAGCACCTCCTGCGCCGTGCGGCGCACCGCGGCAAGGCAGGGCGGCGCGGGGCCCGTGGCCAGCTCGTCGGCCAGGGAGAGGAGCAGGGCCTCGGGGACCTCGCGCCCCAGGTCCACGAGGTAGCGCAGGCGGGCCCTGGGGGTCGGCGGCTCCTGGGCGGCGAGCTGGAAGAGCCGTA
It encodes the following:
- a CDS encoding DUF523 and DUF1722 domain-containing protein, yielding MTDPAPSQPRIRLGISACLLGEPVRYDGQHKLDRYLRDTLGRYLDWVPLCPEVECGLPVPREAMRLVGAPERPRLVTQRTGVDHTDRMLSWAAERLQALESQDLCGFVFKSGSPSSGMERVKVYADKGMPEKVGVGLFARAFMDHFPLLAVEEEGRLHDPLLRENFVERIFTYRRWRQAFARGRTRGNLVDFHTREKLLVLSHSPEHYRAMGRLVAAAKDFEPEELYRRYEELLVEALRLKATPRKNANVLQHALGYFKKNLTAAEKQELLEVIDQYRTELVPLIVPLTLVNHYVRKYDQPYLKLQTYLSPHPAELQLRNHV
- a CDS encoding FAD-dependent oxidoreductase, with product MHYTARVKARREAAEGIAVLELVTPSGFTFRPGQWCFLKLPDRGFSDDRGLRRHLSFASAPGDDELVFATKLSGSAFKQTLARLAPGDEIELEEPKGAFGLPDDTGTPLIFLAGGIGITPFRSLLRHAVQQGTGHRIALLYSNRTPEEAVFLDDLTELCAGRPNLRFAATMTRMGDSSRPWNGPTGRIGPDLIRAECPEWERALYLLSGPPPMVDAMAASLMELGISVERVRAEKFAGY